The Pontibacter sp. SGAir0037 DNA segment CAAATTTCTGCCTGGTTACCCGCTCCACAAGCAGAGGGTATAGATAGAAAGATAAGTCGCTGTATACATAGCCTTCCTTGTCATTCAGAGGAGAGTTGATGATTTGCTTGTATATTTTTTTATGGTAGTTGCGGTGCATGTACAGGTTCTGCGCTACTTTTATCGGGAAGCGGGCCGAAGAATCTGATTTAAAAGTGAACCACTTAAACTTGCCGTTTTTCCTGACGGTGTTTTGCCAGAACGGAATCCAGGCTTTCAGTCTTGCCTGGTGTGTCAGTACATCTTTAAAAACAAGCTGTTCTTTGTCGGAGCCTTTAAACTCAGGCAAATAATCTATTATCCGCTTATTAAAATCAAATTTGCCTTCATCCTGTAGTTTCATAAGTGCAGGAATGGAAGCACTTATTTTAGTGATAGAGGCCAGGTCGTAGATGTCGGTATTTTTAACAGGCGTGGTATTGTCGTAGGTATGGTAGCCAAAGGATTTGTGGTAGATAATACGGCCGCCTTTAGCTATCAGCACCTGTGCGCCGGGTGTGGCTTTGGCTGCAATAGCCTGTTGTACCAGTGTATCAATTCTGCTTAGCAGTTGAGAGTTTAAACCAACAGCCTCAGGAGAGGCATAGGTAAACCGGGTGGCAGGTGGAGTAGCCAGACCGGTGTTTATTTTATAAGCGGCTGTAGCGGTAACAGGCATTTTGCCTTTGGAACTAATGCCGCCAAAGATCAGCTCCGCCGCTACTTCCTGTGTATTCTGAGTTTCCTGGAAAGCCATCACCAATGTGTTGATCTTATCCAGGTTCTGAAATTTGGAAATCGCATAAGCATTGCCAAAGATGCTCATGATCACATTTTTGTTAGCAGCCAGTTCTTTTACAAACAGGATTGTTTCAGGCGTGATGCCGTAGTTGGTAGCTGGTCGTGTGCTTACATCATGTATACCTACAATGATCAGGTTATAAGCCTTTAGTTTTTCCTTCAGGTTGTATAAATTGTCTAGCGAACTATTGGCCGGAAGAAAGAAATTATCGACACCCACATAGTCAGCCAGTTTCTTTTGAAAAGCTGTTGCTGTTGGCGTTCCAATGGCCAGTGCTGCTACACGTAAAGTGTCGAGCTGCTGTACTGGTATCTGGTTATTGTTATTTTGAAGTACGGCTACAGAGTTTTCTGTTAGCTTCCGATTGATATACGCAGCCTGCGGATTGTTCAGGTCAGTATGCAGGTGGCGGAGTTCTACTGGCTGTAACCTGTTCAGCCCTGCCCAGTATTTGGCTGCCAGCACGCGTTTGCAACGTTCGTCTATCTCATTCTGTTGGATTTTTCCACTTGCTACGGCTGCTTTGATAGCTGCAAAAGTGGAATCTACATTCTCAGGAAACTCCAGAATATCCATACCTGCCGTGAGCGACAAGGCATCAGCAGAGCCATTCGGGAAAAACTTGGTAACGCCTTTCATGTTCATGGCATCTGAAAACACCAATCCTTTAAAGCCCAGCTTCTCCTTTAGAAGGGCTGTAATGGTAGGTTTGGATAAAGAGGAAGGAAGGTTGGTAGTAGTATCGAGAGCAGGGATGTTGAGGTGTGCGATCATCACACTGCCCAGGCCCTGGCGCATTAATTCTTTGAAAGGATAAAGCTCCAGCGAATCGAGGCGCTTGTAATTCTGGTAAATGCTGGGTAAATCGAGGTGAGAGTCTACATCGGTATCACCATGCCCGGGAAAATGCTTAGCTGTTGCCAGAATACCATTGTCCTGCATGCCGCGCATATATGCACCTGCTTTACGGGCTACATTGTACTTGTTTTCGCCAAAAGCCCGGAAGCCAATAATGGGGTTATTCGGATTATTGTTTACATCTGCTACGGGGGCAAAATTTATATGCATGCCCAGCCTCTTAAACTGCCGGGCTACTTCCACGCCCATCTGGTAGATCAGCGTATCGTCCTGTATCGCGCCCAAGCTCATCTGGAACGGAAATTTAAGAACACTATCCAGACGCATGCCCACGCCCCATTCGGCATCCATCGCTAAAAAGAGCGGTACCTTAGAAGCCGCCTGGTAACGATTTGTGAGCTTTGCCTGCCGTACCGGCCCCCCCTGGAAAAAAACCAGCCCGCCCACTTTGTAGCGTGTAATCTGGCTGGCAATGTTATCTTCAAAAGCTTTGTCTCTGTTGGAGTAAGCAGCAATCATGATCAGCTGGCCAATGCGCTCATCAGGTGTAAGGGTGGCAAAAACAGAATCAACCCATCTTTTACTTTTGCTGTCTTCCTGCAAAAAGGGCGGCTGCAGCCCTGTTGCTTTGGGAGCAGGAGCCGCAGCTTTTTTCTTTTGTGCCAAAGTTGCAGATGTTGCGAAGCAGGCGAAAAGGCAGAGCAGTATATAGAAATGAAGCCGATGAAGAACCATAAAGCTGTAAAAGGTAAAGCGTAAATTTATCAAATATAAGCATTGTTGCCTTTCCCGGAAAGTGCTGGCATGGGAGGTATTAATTTACAAGCTGTTCTTTACGGACAGTTTACATGGCTTTAAAAGATAAATACTGCGTATGATGCTTAGATATAAATGAAGTTACTTAGCATGAACACAAGCAGAAAACATATTGCCATTCGGGTTTACGGCAAAGTACATGGTGTTTTCTTCCGGGCCAGCACCAGAGACAAAGCAAAAGAACTTGGAGTAACAGGCTTCGTGCAGAATGAGCCTGACGGAACGGTATACCTGGAAGCAGAGGGAGAGGCAGCAGCATTAAAGCAGCTTGAACAGTGGACGCATGAAGGCCCGGGCAGAGCAAGAGTAGAAAAAGTAGAAGTGCAAGAGTTGGAGCAGATAGCAGATTTTAGAGAGTTTGAGGTGAGGAGGTAGAAATATTGCTTATCTTGTAGTAAAACATTTTGCAACAAATGCTCCACACCCTCCTCCAGCAAATTTCATACTTCACTCCTGAAGACATAGCAGCTTTTCTGCCGCTATGGAAGAAGCAGGTGCACCTTAACCGGTATGATTACCTGATTCGGCAGGGACAGGTAGAGCAGGGTTTATACTTTGTAGCCAGTGGTGCACTTCGTATTTATTACCCTACCCAGGAAGAAGATATTTGTGTTGGGTTTGGATATCCTAATACTTTAATCGTCTCCTTCCCCTCCTTTGTCGATAATAAACCCTCTGCTTATTATATACAGGCGTTAAAGAAAAGCGAGCTGCTGGGGATTAACAAAGCGGATTTTGTGCAGCTGATGGCAGAACGGCCAAACGTAAAAGCTTTCTGGTATCGGGAGCTGGAGAGGGCACTGGTAGGGAAAATTGAGCGGGAGGTAGACCTGTTGCTGCCTGAGCCTGAAAAACGGCTGGAGCGTGTGATGCAACGTAGCCCGCACCTTTTTCAACACATTCCTAAAAAGTATATTGCCTCGTATCTGCGCATGTCTCCTGAAACGCTTAGCCGCCTCAGATAGGCGAAACATCAGAGGGTGTTATAATAGGCGATCAGTTTAGAAAGATCGGCATCATCTTTAAAATTGATTTTGTTTTCTTTAATGAACCTATCTATTTCGGTACTTTTACTATTTAAGACCTGTAACACAGACTTTTTATCATTTTTTATTTTTACCAGCTTGTCAGCTACGGCAATGTAGTAATGGGTGTTCTCTCTTATAGTTTTAACTTTTGTGGAAGAACCATACGGAAGATCTTCAAAAACTACTTTAGCCGTTCTCTTTAACAGTAGTGTATTACCTTCGGCTAGGACTTCATAAGTAGCCATATTGTTAGCACCATCAACAGGAGAAAATCCTTTTCTAAATTTACGCTCTTCCACTACATGGTTATTAACTACTTTTGAAATGGTAAATTCATGCACAGGATGCAGAAAAGTTTGAGGTTGGTTTGACAAACCTTTAAAGATCAGTTCGTCATTTACCTGGTCATACATTAGCTCCATATTATCGTGAATGGTGCCGTTCATCATCTTAACCTTTCCTTTTTCCCAGCTATCATAGAGGTAAGCAGAACCCTGGATGTCTGTAAAACTTCGGGTAACGGCAGGCCTGCCCTGCACATCGCCAACAATTGCAATCTGCGCATGTACATTCAAGTAAAAAATATTGCTTACAAGCAGTGTTAATGCAAGTTTAAAGATGAACTTATACATAAATAATTGGCAAAAAAGATGTAGTGATTACTGTTAAAGATAGAAAATAAATTATATAACATAAAGCAAGCGTAAGCTATTTTTAGTAATATTTTGAAGTGTCAGGGAATGGGGCATAAGGTGCTATATACCGGAAGTAACTGATGCAGCTCTCTAAAGTTATAAATCTTGATTTTAGTCAAGGTTTGGAAGCGAAAGGCTTGATACCTTTGCTTTTACAAAATAAAACTATGCGCTCATGAAAACACTGGATCAGCTCACCGAAACCGTAAAAAAGCAGCACGACACCGTAATGGCAGCATTTGCGCCACAAGACCTGGCTGTGTTAAACTACAAGCCTGCCCCTGAGAGCTGGAGCATATTGGAATGCCTGGAGCATCTAAACCGCTATAGCCGCTATTATAATCCTGCTTTAGCAAAAGCTATTGCCAAAAATTCAGGCGGGAATTACCTGCCAACGATCAGTTATAGCTGGTTCGGGAAAAAATCGCTGGAGATGGTGCAGCCTATGAGCAGCAAGAAGCACAAAACCGTAAAGCACATGAACCCGAACAACAGCCAGCTCGGCCATGGTACTGTGGAAGAATTCAGACAGCACCAGGAGAAGCTACTGAACTTGCTACAGAGCGCTAAAGCTGCAAACATCAATAAAAAAGCTATTCCGGTCGAATTTTTTAAACTGCTGAAGCTGCGCATTGGAGAAACGCTGGAATTTGTTGTTACACACCAGGAACGGCATCTGCAGCAGGCATTACGTGTTAAGGCACATCAGGCCAAGCAGGTGATTTTAACTTAGTGTTACAAATCTTAGTGTGCTACGTATAAGCAGCATCTGCTTTCTGTTATGCTTAATACTGAAATACAACTATACCCTTCGCCCCGCAAAACGCTTTTGCTGATTGGCAGTTCCGCTTTATTGGTTGCTTTATGTATATACCTGCTTAATTACAGTGTATATGTATCTGTGCTGTTTGCTTGGCTGGGTATATTGGTTTGTAGCTTAGGTGTTATTATAGGTTTGCTTAGGTTGCTGGAGCATAAGCCGCAGATGATTATAAACAAGTTGGGGATATACGACCGAACATTATATGAAGGCCTTATACATTGGGATGTTATACAGAAAGCTTTGCCGTTGCAGAAGCAGAGCAAGGAAGTTGTAAAGCTGGTTTTGCTGAGCACAAATAGTGCTGGAGAAGCTGTGAAAGCTTCTCCAGGTAGTATTGACGAAGCTCAGGAGATTAACCTTGCACTGGAAGGGCTAAATATTCAAGCAGAAATATTAACACAATTCATTCAGGAAGTAGTAGCACACGTGCCAGGAACAAGAAAAGATGCGGCCCAGGCTGCTCTGCCAGCTCTTCAGGAGCAAATAAAGTTAAAAAGGGTGCTGAAGCATTCCTAAAATGGAGGTTATACTGTTTTAAATTAAGGCTACCACCATAAGTGGCTTTGGCTATTTATAGACACCACTGTGAGCTATAGTTATATGATACTATAGCTGCACGTTTACCTCCTCTTTCTCGCCTGTAGTTAAATCAATGCGGAACAGTTGATGGCTGTTGGTGCTGGTTACCCATAGCTGCCCGTTCAGGAAAAGCACATCATTAGGCTCATGGAAGTCGTCTGCCAATGTGCGTACCCGTTGCTGCTCCAGGTCGAGTACCTTAACCTTACCGTTATAAGTGTCGGCGATGTATACATTGCTGTCAATTACTTCTACCCCGACACAATGCTGCAGCAGCGCATCGTCTACATGTCCGTCTGCATCACCGAAATCAAAAAGCCCTACACCAAGAGGAGTAAGCACCATGCCGGTTTTAGTATTTACAGTGCGAATGGCACTTGCCTCGGCATCGGCTACAAACAGTACATGCCCGTTATTGGCCAGTCCGCTAGGCTGATTGAAGGCTGCTTCTAATAAAGGTCCGTCTGCGAGTGCCTCCCGCCCGTTACCTGCAAAGCGATATACTTTTTCTGTGCTAAGGTCCATACGCAGAATCTGGTGATTGCCGGCATTGGCAATATACATGCTGTTCTCCAGGAGGAGCAGGTCCCAGGGACTGTTCGGGTTTACAGGTTCAGCAAGAGCATCAGCATCAAAATAGTAACTTAACTCACCTGTTCCAGCTACTGTAAGCACCTGCTTTTGCTCCAGATTTACTTTGCGAATGGCGTTATTCTTGGCATCGGCAATATAAAGTAGGTTCTCGTGTACAACCAGTCCGTGCGGCTCGTAAAAGCTGGCTTCGGTATAGTCGCCGTCTGAGAAGCCTTGCTTACCGCTGCCGATTACCTCCAGCACCTGTCCCTCCTGGGTTAGTTTTAATATGCGGTTATGGCCGCTATCGGAGAGGTACAGATTACCTTCGGTATCGCTGGCTAATTTGGATGGAAAGTACAAAGCTGATGCTGCTGCCTTTGTTGCTTGAAGCTGGATGGGAGTTCGGTTCAGGTCCTCTTTAAATTCTTCCTGCAGCTTGAGGATGTGTGGTTTTACTGTGTTGTATACTCCTTCGCCGGCGTGTTGCCCGATCACTTTGCCATTCGGATCTATTAGTACAATGGTAGGCCAGGCACGTATGCCGTACTGGTTCCAGAGTTCAAAGTCGGCATCGTTTACAACCGGGTGTTCTATCCCAAACTTCTGAATAGCCTGTAAGATAGCTTCGCTGTGTTTCTCGTTATCAAATTTGGCGGAATGTACCCCAATTACTACCAGGATATCGGCAAACTCCTCTTCCAGTTGTTTCAGGTCGGGCACAATGTGCTGACAATTTATACAACCAAATGTCCAGAAATCGAGCAGCACAATTTTGCCTCTCAAATCTTTTATCGACCATTCCTGCGCAGTATTCAGCCAGCCATGGGCAGTTGTAAGTTCAGGGGCATTTACTCGTCCGGTTAGCATGTATAGTTTTTTGTCGTGTTGTTCTTCTTACGGAATGGTGCAGGAACATGGTTGAACGATGAGCTGCATAAATGGCTAATATTGATTACAAGCTGATGAAATACAAATTACTAGTTAGGTCAGCTATACATGCATTAAACATCTGGCATATTTTATGCTTTACCTGTGGCAGAGTGATTTTAAAACTACCTGATCCATAAAACTATGAAAAAAGAATTATTGCTGGTATCCTTAGCAAGTATGCTCATGCTATCTTCCTGCCAGGTGGCTACTATGGCTGTGGAGCCTTCCTTTAAAGAGCAGGCAGAAGAAGTGCCTGTTGCAGGGCGTAAAGCGTTTAAACCTAACGGCAACTTTGCCATAGGTACATACACTGTAGCTAATGTAAACAGAGGCTGGCCAAGCGTAGGTGGCTTTGCAGTTGCAGGTTACGAAAACATAAAAGCCAGCCAAAAGCACCAGTTTAGTCTGCAGGATGGCAAAGGCCATGAGTGGTATGTGTTTGGGGCCAGCAAGCTGCATGAGAAAACACTGAAGTCCAACAATGGTATAAGCATTGCTGTTGCGCCCAACCTGGAGTACTATGCCAGCCACTTTACCTCTCCTCAAAGTGGCCAATGGCACCTGCTCACTACAGATCCGGGGCAGTACCTGCGACGCAAAGAATTCGAGGGAGAGCTCAGCAATGGCGAGGTGTCAATAAAGATTTCTCCTGTTTATAAAGCAGAAGGAAAAAAGCTGCCATCAGACGATATACTGGGCTACGAGTTTATGCAAGCCAACGAAAGGGTAGCAGCGGTGCAGGTAATAAACAATGGCAAAGTGTGGCTGAAACCAGGTTTATCAGAAGATAAGCGCATGGTACTTACTGGCGCAATAGCCTCTTTGCTGCTATACGATAAGTTAACTGACGTATCGAGGGAGCTTAGTCTGAAGTAACACATGGCGAACAATAGCTTCTTTGTTTATGAACCTACATATAGCAGAAGCTGTTGTTCGTATAGAGAAAGCTGGCGTTTAGATATTTATGTGTGAAGAGATATACCTGTTGAGTATCTTTGCGTTATAAGCTTACAAGCTATTTTGCAGTCTTCTGCAAAATAAAGACCTGGATAGATAGTAGATGACAAAATTCTTTTGGTGGTGTGCCGGTGCAGACGACACAATCCTTGAAAAATGCTCTAAGTCGGAGCATGTAAAATATGCAGGTATAGGTGCTACGGTGCTCTTTACTGGCTTACTGGCTGGTATTTCAGGAGCCTATGCCCTGTATACTGTGTTCGACTCGGCACTAATGGCCATTGCCTTCGGTATACTCTGGGGCGCTGTCATTTTTAACCTCGACCGCTTTATAGTCTCCACGCTTCGGAAAGAGGGCAGGTTCTGGAAAGAGCTGCTCATGGTAATGCCCCGCCTTTTGCTGGCTTTAGTGCTGGCTGTTGTTATTTCTAAACCGCTGGAGCTGAAAATCTTCGATAAAGAAATACAAGCCATCCTGAAAGAAAAGCAGGCGCAATTGGCCATCGATCATAAAGCATTGGTAAGTAGGCAATTCTCTGAGGTGGATTCTATCAAAGGCGAGATAGCAGGTATACGCCAGGAGGTAGAGGAAAAGGTGCAGGAACGTAACAAGTTATATGATTTGCTGGCTGCAGAAGCCGATGGAACCGGGGGAACAGGTAAAGTGGGAAAAGGACCTATTTACCAGGAAAAAAAGCTGCAGTATGATAAGATTGATGAAGAGCTGAAGCTGTTGCAGGCAGGGGCACAGGAGCGTATCCTGCAGCGGGAAGCGCGAATCGCTGACCTGATGAAGAATCAGGATAAAGTGGTGGCAGAGGGGCAGGAAAGCTTTGAAAACTACGATGGCCTGATGGCCCGGATAGATGCTTTAGATCAGTTGCCCTGGTTGCCCGTGTTTTTTATTACGCTTCTGTTTATCTGCCTGGAAACGGCACCAATCTTTACAAAGCTTATTTCGAACAAAGGCCCGTACGATGATATACTGAAGGGGGTAGAGCACGAACGTACTACCCAGGAGATGCAGCGTGTAACAGAGCGGCAGAAGCAGTACGATACACGGCAGGCAGTGGCGGAGGCGAAGTTTGCAGCACGAGCCGAGCATGAAATTAATGCGAAGAAAGAAGAAGAAAAACTTAAGTCGGATACACACCTGGAAGTGGTGCGCGAGTCAGCTGCTGTCTGGAAAGAACGTAAACTAGCCGATATCAACCGCAGCCCCAACACCGCAGCCGATGTGCTGAACGATGGCGAGGAGAACGGGTACTATAAGTGGTAGTCTAGAATATAGTTTATCTCTCAGGCCCTGCAGTTAACCTTAGCTGCAGGGCTTTTTATTGCTGCATATGATTTCTGGCTTGGTATAGGTATGGTATACTTTATAAGATGCGTAACTTTGCACAAACTAAACTAAACTATTTTATGAGTGTTTCTAAAATGGCTCAAAATCTGATCGGCTCCGAAATTATCCGGATTGCCGGTGAGGTGAACAGCATGATAGCCCGTGGAGAGCAAATCTGCAACCTCACCATTGGTGATTTTGATCCTTCTATATACCCTATACCAGAAGGGTTAAGCGAGGAGATCACCAAAGCTTATGCGCAGAACCAGACAAATTACCCGCCTGCAAACGGTGTGGCTGCCTTAAGGCAATCGGTGGCCGTTTTTACAAAGAAAGCACTGGGGCTGGAGTATCCGGAAAACGATATTCTGGTGGCCGGTGGCTCGCGCCCTCTTATCTATGCCACTTACCTGGCTATAGTAGATCCGGGCGACAAAGTGGTTTTCCCGACACCATCCTGGAACAATAACCACTACTGCTATTTATCCGGTGCAACTCCTGTAATGATTGAAACAAAGCCGGAGAACAACTTTATGCCTACTGCCGCCGATGTGGCTCCGCATTTGAAAGGTGCTACCATGCTGGCACTTTGCTCTCCGCTAAACCCGACAGGTACAATGTTTGCCAAAAATGATCTGGAGGCTATATGCGACCTGGTACTGGAGGAGAACGCCGGCAGATCAGAAGGTGAAAAGCCGCTTTACATACTCTACGATCAGATTTACTGGATGCTGACCTTTGGCGGTGCCCAACATTTCGACCCGGTGAGCCTTCGCCCTGAACTGAAAAAGTATGTGGTATATATTGATGGGATATCGAAAAGCTTTGCAGCTACAGGTGTGCGTGTAGGCTATGCATACGGACCAACTACCGTGCTGGATAAAATGAAGTCTATCTTAGGACACGTAGGAGCCTGGGCACCTAAAGCAGAACAAGTGGCTACGGCCAGATTTCTGAAAGAGGAGGAGCAACTGAGCTCGTTCCTGGGTGGGTTCAAAGGGAAGGTGCAGCAGAGCCTGGATGCATTGTACAATGCTTTTCAGGAGCTGAAGCAGGAAGGTTATCCTGTAGATGCCATAGAGCCAATGGGTGCTATTTATTTGTCTGCCAAGTTAGATCTGGCTGGCAAGACTACTCCAGCAGGCGAAGTATTGCGCACCAGCAAAGACATTACATTTTACCTGCTGTCAGAAGCTAAGCTGGCCGTAGTTCCTTTCTCTGCTTTCGGATCCGGTGCAGATTTGAACTGGTTCAGGCTATCGGTAGGCGGGGCATCTTTAGAAGCCATAAAAAGTTCGCTGGGAAGGCTGCGTGAGGCATTGCAGAAACTACAGTAGGTGTAGGGTAAGGCCATTAAGTTTATTGGTGCATTGCTCTATAAAATTTGTGTCAGGAACTAAAAAGTTAAAAACAGGAGGGGCTGTTCCGTTATCGGAACAGCCCCTCCTGTTTTTAAGAGAAAAGTCTGCTGTCTGATATTCAGGCGCTCACTTCTTTAGATCGTAATCTGCCGTGAGATGCTTTCGTCCAGCGAAATTAGAGTTTCGGTGCGCTGTACACCTTCTATGGCTTGTATTCTTTCGTTTAATATTTCACGAAGATGTTTGGTGTCGCGGCAGATGATTTTTACGAACATGCTGTAAGAGCCGGTGGTATAGTGCAGCTCTACAATCTCCGGTATCTGGCGCATTTGTTCTACTGTAGCTTTATAGTCGGAGCCCTTATCAAGATATACGCCAATAAATGCGCAAATATCGTAGCCTACAGCACTTGGGTTCACGAGCAATTGTGCTCCTTTTACTACACCCAGGTCGTTCAGCTTTTTCATACGAACGTGTATAGTGCCACCCGATACGTTTAACTCCTTTGCGATGTCGGTGTAAGCACGTGTAACATCTTGCATCAGCAGCTTTAGGATCTGTTTGTCCAGCTTGTCAATTTCGTGAACCATATGTGTACTGGTTATTTCTTTTACTTAAATATATAAAATAAAATTATACTATTTCATTTTCAGGAGACAAGTCCAAATAACAAAAAAATAATACTAAATAAAAAGCATTTTAAATATGGCAGCAGTGGTGCTTAAACTAATATTAAAGTATTACTTTTTATAATTAGTATTTTAAATGTTTGCAAAAGAATGAAATTATCTTGGTATATGGAAGTACTTTGCTCCTGTGTTTAAGGCTTCTGTTTTAGCTTGTTATCCTCGCGGCGGGAGGAGCAAAACAGGTTTAACATGGAATCGCCTGTTACAGTGCTGCAACAGGCGATTCCATGTTAAAGATAAGTTAAACTACCTTTTCTTGGCTAAGGCTGGAAACTTCATACGATAATCCGTATCTACCTCGCCTTTTGTAATTTTAGATAATTTATTTTTGATGATGCGCTTCTTCAGTCCGGAAAGGTAATCCGTAAACAGAACCCCTTCTATATGG contains these protein-coding regions:
- a CDS encoding DinB family protein; the protein is MKTLDQLTETVKKQHDTVMAAFAPQDLAVLNYKPAPESWSILECLEHLNRYSRYYNPALAKAIAKNSGGNYLPTISYSWFGKKSLEMVQPMSSKKHKTVKHMNPNNSQLGHGTVEEFRQHQEKLLNLLQSAKAANINKKAIPVEFFKLLKLRIGETLEFVVTHQERHLQQALRVKAHQAKQVILT
- a CDS encoding STM3941 family protein — translated: MLNTEIQLYPSPRKTLLLIGSSALLVALCIYLLNYSVYVSVLFAWLGILVCSLGVIIGLLRLLEHKPQMIINKLGIYDRTLYEGLIHWDVIQKALPLQKQSKEVVKLVLLSTNSAGEAVKASPGSIDEAQEINLALEGLNIQAEILTQFIQEVVAHVPGTRKDAAQAALPALQEQIKLKRVLKHS
- a CDS encoding DUF4407 domain-containing protein, with product MTKFFWWCAGADDTILEKCSKSEHVKYAGIGATVLFTGLLAGISGAYALYTVFDSALMAIAFGILWGAVIFNLDRFIVSTLRKEGRFWKELLMVMPRLLLALVLAVVISKPLELKIFDKEIQAILKEKQAQLAIDHKALVSRQFSEVDSIKGEIAGIRQEVEEKVQERNKLYDLLAAEADGTGGTGKVGKGPIYQEKKLQYDKIDEELKLLQAGAQERILQREARIADLMKNQDKVVAEGQESFENYDGLMARIDALDQLPWLPVFFITLLFICLETAPIFTKLISNKGPYDDILKGVEHERTTQEMQRVTERQKQYDTRQAVAEAKFAARAEHEINAKKEEEKLKSDTHLEVVRESAAVWKERKLADINRSPNTAADVLNDGEENGYYKW
- a CDS encoding Crp/Fnr family transcriptional regulator — its product is MLHTLLQQISYFTPEDIAAFLPLWKKQVHLNRYDYLIRQGQVEQGLYFVASGALRIYYPTQEEDICVGFGYPNTLIVSFPSFVDNKPSAYYIQALKKSELLGINKADFVQLMAERPNVKAFWYRELERALVGKIEREVDLLLPEPEKRLERVMQRSPHLFQHIPKKYIASYLRMSPETLSRLR
- a CDS encoding Lrp/AsnC ligand binding domain-containing protein, which encodes MVHEIDKLDKQILKLLMQDVTRAYTDIAKELNVSGGTIHVRMKKLNDLGVVKGAQLLVNPSAVGYDICAFIGVYLDKGSDYKATVEQMRQIPEIVELHYTTGSYSMFVKIICRDTKHLREILNERIQAIEGVQRTETLISLDESISRQITI
- a CDS encoding pyridoxal phosphate-dependent aminotransferase, translated to MSVSKMAQNLIGSEIIRIAGEVNSMIARGEQICNLTIGDFDPSIYPIPEGLSEEITKAYAQNQTNYPPANGVAALRQSVAVFTKKALGLEYPENDILVAGGSRPLIYATYLAIVDPGDKVVFPTPSWNNNHYCYLSGATPVMIETKPENNFMPTAADVAPHLKGATMLALCSPLNPTGTMFAKNDLEAICDLVLEENAGRSEGEKPLYILYDQIYWMLTFGGAQHFDPVSLRPELKKYVVYIDGISKSFAATGVRVGYAYGPTTVLDKMKSILGHVGAWAPKAEQVATARFLKEEEQLSSFLGGFKGKVQQSLDALYNAFQELKQEGYPVDAIEPMGAIYLSAKLDLAGKTTPAGEVLRTSKDITFYLLSEAKLAVVPFSAFGSGADLNWFRLSVGGASLEAIKSSLGRLREALQKLQ
- a CDS encoding acylphosphatase encodes the protein MNTSRKHIAIRVYGKVHGVFFRASTRDKAKELGVTGFVQNEPDGTVYLEAEGEAAALKQLEQWTHEGPGRARVEKVEVQELEQIADFREFEVRR
- a CDS encoding thioredoxin-like domain-containing protein — protein: MLTGRVNAPELTTAHGWLNTAQEWSIKDLRGKIVLLDFWTFGCINCQHIVPDLKQLEEEFADILVVIGVHSAKFDNEKHSEAILQAIQKFGIEHPVVNDADFELWNQYGIRAWPTIVLIDPNGKVIGQHAGEGVYNTVKPHILKLQEEFKEDLNRTPIQLQATKAAASALYFPSKLASDTEGNLYLSDSGHNRILKLTQEGQVLEVIGSGKQGFSDGDYTEASFYEPHGLVVHENLLYIADAKNNAIRKVNLEQKQVLTVAGTGELSYYFDADALAEPVNPNSPWDLLLLENSMYIANAGNHQILRMDLSTEKVYRFAGNGREALADGPLLEAAFNQPSGLANNGHVLFVADAEASAIRTVNTKTGMVLTPLGVGLFDFGDADGHVDDALLQHCVGVEVIDSNVYIADTYNGKVKVLDLEQQRVRTLADDFHEPNDVLFLNGQLWVTSTNSHQLFRIDLTTGEKEEVNVQL
- a CDS encoding glycoside hydrolase family 3 N-terminal domain-containing protein produces the protein MAQKKKAAAPAPKATGLQPPFLQEDSKSKRWVDSVFATLTPDERIGQLIMIAAYSNRDKAFEDNIASQITRYKVGGLVFFQGGPVRQAKLTNRYQAASKVPLFLAMDAEWGVGMRLDSVLKFPFQMSLGAIQDDTLIYQMGVEVARQFKRLGMHINFAPVADVNNNPNNPIIGFRAFGENKYNVARKAGAYMRGMQDNGILATAKHFPGHGDTDVDSHLDLPSIYQNYKRLDSLELYPFKELMRQGLGSVMIAHLNIPALDTTTNLPSSLSKPTITALLKEKLGFKGLVFSDAMNMKGVTKFFPNGSADALSLTAGMDILEFPENVDSTFAAIKAAVASGKIQQNEIDERCKRVLAAKYWAGLNRLQPVELRHLHTDLNNPQAAYINRKLTENSVAVLQNNNNQIPVQQLDTLRVAALAIGTPTATAFQKKLADYVGVDNFFLPANSSLDNLYNLKEKLKAYNLIIVGIHDVSTRPATNYGITPETILFVKELAANKNVIMSIFGNAYAISKFQNLDKINTLVMAFQETQNTQEVAAELIFGGISSKGKMPVTATAAYKINTGLATPPATRFTYASPEAVGLNSQLLSRIDTLVQQAIAAKATPGAQVLIAKGGRIIYHKSFGYHTYDNTTPVKNTDIYDLASITKISASIPALMKLQDEGKFDFNKRIIDYLPEFKGSDKEQLVFKDVLTHQARLKAWIPFWQNTVRKNGKFKWFTFKSDSSARFPIKVAQNLYMHRNYHKKIYKQIINSPLNDKEGYVYSDLSFYLYPLLVERVTRQKFEDYLREEFYKPLGATTLTFTPENYFPKSRIVPTEVDTAFRKQLLHGTVDDEGAAMLGGISGHAGLFGTANDLAKLMQLYLQKGQYGGTRFISEETINTYTSCQFCPTNRRALGFDRVNSPYIENGNTAKGASAESFGHSGFTGTFTWVDPVHDLVYVFLSNRVHPNREPNMLGKLNTRTAVQQVIYDAIEAAGKAAAKQ